TCATCGATTGCATTCTGATCATGTGACAAAAAATGGTCTGATTTGTATTGTTAGCTAGTTAAGCGTTTTGAGAACACGATACTGAACTATCAAACAAATAAAAGATGAAAACCTTAACCACATTTGTTGTAATCTGCTTGATCTGCGTTTTAAACGTCCAGGGGCAGTTTTATTCAGGCAAGTTCAAAAGTGAACCTGCCCTTGAAGACTTCGATCATTTTGTGGTTCATCAACATCCACATCATCATAAATATGGTGGCACATTAGATGTGAGGGCATTTGTAAAATCCGGAGAGCTGTGGAGAAGTACAGCAGAGCCAGTAGAGGGCGAGGTGGCAGAAGAGTTCATCAAGAAATTTGGCGGAGATCTGGATATTTTATCTGTCTACGAATTAGATATTGAATTAGATGGAGAGGTTTGGGAGTTTTTTATGCTCGGATACGAAAATCAAGACAAGCACGCCAGTTTTTTAGTAGTAGAAGAAATATTTGACAATATATATGACAGTGAGCCTGTGGAAGTGCATACTTTCAATTGGGATCGAATCACTGCAAAGAGATAGCTGATTTTGGAATTTAGTGGATTAATGCTTCGTGTTTGACGGCACACTTGCAAGAATTTGCAATGAAGCACATTTGATTGGCCTTGTGGTGTAGCTGCAAGGCCAATTCTTTTTTAGAGAGATCAGTAATCGTGACTGCCGGACGAAGAATGACTTCAGTGAACGCTCCGCTTCCATCAGAATATTCGACCATCGTCCCCTGGGCAAAATCTTGATAGTCTGTGACTACAATACCTTCTGTTGAACAGAGATGCAAATACCATAGCATATGACAGCTACTTAAGGAAAACAAAAACAACTCTTCTGGATTGTACTTGGAGGGGTCACCCATAAATGCTGGATCAGACGAGCCTTCTATTAGTGGCTTGCCTTCAACTTGTACGGTGTAGGATCTGTCATAGGCTTTATAGTTTTTTGTTCCGTTACCTAAGTTTCCAGTCCAAATCAGTTGGCTATTATAATGATGTTCCTTAGTCATGACTTATAGTTAGGTATAAAAAAAGCCCTATGATCTATCATAGGGCTTGATATTTTATTCTGGCGTTTTTTCGTCTGGATATTCTTTTTTGAAATTGACCCAGAACTCATCAAGTGTTGATTTCATATCTTTTCTTAAGTAAATCAACCCAAACAAATTAGGTAGAGTCATTACTGCTATGGTAATAGCTGAGAGTGTCCAAATGATAGTGGTATCAGTAAATGCGGCAAAAAAGAAGGCAACCACATATACCATTCTATAGTACTTTACAGATCCGCTTCCCCATAGGAAAGTCATCGCTCTATCACCATAGTAAGACCATGAGATG
The sequence above is drawn from the Reichenbachiella sp. genome and encodes:
- a CDS encoding OsmC family protein, with product MTKEHHYNSQLIWTGNLGNGTKNYKAYDRSYTVQVEGKPLIEGSSDPAFMGDPSKYNPEELFLFSLSSCHMLWYLHLCSTEGIVVTDYQDFAQGTMVEYSDGSGAFTEVILRPAVTITDLSKKELALQLHHKANQMCFIANSCKCAVKHEALIH